AGATGGCCATGAGTAATACAAGAAACTTCATGTACTTTTGTGATTAAATCGGAAAAGTTAGGGTTTCGTGTAAATAAGCCATGGGCGAAATTCGCATCAATGAACCATTACCATTGCTGTTGTCATTAGTACCACCTGCTTGTAAAGGACGTTGATAGACAATCAAGAGCCTTAGAATTATGTTCTAAGGCAATGTGGGATACCACCTTCACTAACTCAGTTGGTGATGTTATACTAAATATTCACGATATCTCAGATGTCGGGGAATGTCTCGGTTAAAAGTATCAGGAATACCCTTTTCTAATTTGATAATAGCTTGGTATGTGGTATTACCAATATCAAAGACGTTACCATGAGCAGTCCAGTAATTTTCTCGATACCAACGCCAGAGTCAGTAACCCAGCCCTAAAGGGACTGAGCTTGCAAGAGAAATCAAACAAGCTGTACTGACCAGACCACCTAGAAATAGGTAGCCGTTATTTGAGTCACGACACCCCGGAATGCGAAGCTAGTTCCCTGCTCTGTCATTTGCAATTAAACAGTTTTAAGGTCACTGAAACAGTGTTGCAAGTCTAACAAGCTCTTATAACAGGTCGAAGCTAACATCACCCCAGAAATGGGAGTTGGTTTTTCAGGTTTCCAATCAAAAAACCTGACTAAAATTTAAGATTCAATGCGGTTAAAACCGCCCGTGTCGCTTCCCTCTCAGCCCTAAAGGGACTGAGTTTCCCGCATACCGCGAGGTCTTATGATTGTCCTATATCATCTACAGAATAGCCATTACATAAAGATGCTGCTAAACATAACATTAAAGAACTGTCATCAGACCAAGTTCCGGGGGGTTGATTCCACGTTCCATAACCCAACATCTTTGTGACTGGTGATTTAATGCGTTCAGCACGACTGGTAAATTCCACAGGTACACCCAAGACATCACCCACGCATACACCCATTAAACCCGATAATACTTTAGTAGTAAGTGTCATAATTTAGATATAGGATTCCTATTTGATTTTTGATAGCTTGCGTGGCGTAGCCATACTATCCGTAGGGTGGGGCAATGCTCACCAAAGCACTACTTACTATTTTTCAAGCATCATTTAGGATTACTATATAGCGGTTATCGCTCTTGATGCAATATAATCGAGGGCGCAGACCCTGCGCCCCTACAGAGTTTGCAATTGGCTGACTGTATCTCACTCAAGTGCATACCGCTATATCAATGAGCAAGCTGGCCTCTCACCATGCTAAAATTAAAATAATATTCATAATTCCGACCCATATTTCGGGGTTACACTGGCTGAAAACGTGGGAATAATTTCCTGTTTGAGCCTTAACTTACGCCTTATTTGAGAAACGTATCTACTGTAATGGTTAACTCTGCTGCTTCCCCTCTCACCAACCGTAAGCCTTCTAAAGTTGAAGGTATTAAAGAAAATAGTAACTTTTTGCTTGAACCTGTAGCCACCGAAATCCTTCAGGACACCACCCACTTTACTGAAGACGCAATTCAGATTCTCAAGTTTCACGGTTCTTATCAACAGGATAACCGTGATAACCGCGTCAAGGGACAGGAAAAAGATTATCAAATGATGCTGCGGACAAAAAATCCCGGCGGGTTAGTACCACCCCAGCTATATTTGGCTTTGGATAAATTAGCTGATGAATATGGTAATCATACTTTAAGAGCTACTACTCGCCAAGGCTTTCAGCTACATGGTATCCTGAAAAAGAACCTGAAAGCAGCGATCGCTACAATTGTCGAAAATCTTGGTTCAACTTTGGGCGCTTGTGGTGACATCAACCGCAACGTTATGGCTCCTCCCGCCCCCTTTAAAAATCGCTCAGAATATCAGTATGCTTGGGAATATGCCCAAAATATCGCTGATTTACTTTCTCCCCAAACCGGCGCATATTATGAAATTTGGTTAGATGGGGAAAAAGCCATTAGCGCCCAAGAACATCCAGATGTTAAAGCAGCCCGACAAACTAACGGTAATGGTACTGTTATTCATGATTCCGTAGAACCTATCTATGGTACTCACTATATGCCCCGCAAATTTAAAATTTGCGTCACAGTCCCCGGTGATAATTCCGTTGATTTATATTCCCAAGATCTAACGTTGGTAGTAATTACCAATAAAAAAGGCGCGTTAGCAGGATTTAATATCTTTGCTGGTGGTGGTTTGGGTAGAACCCATAATAAAGAAGAAACCTTTGCCAGAATTGCCGATCCTATTGGTTATGTTGCCAAAGCTGATGTATATAATCTTGTAAAGGCTATTGTTGCCACACAACGAGATTATGGCGATCGCACCGACAGAAGACACGCTAGATTAAAATACTTAATTAATGATTGGGGTGTAGATAAATTCCGCACTCAAGTAGAAGAATACTTAGGTAAACCTCTCGAACCCTTTAAAGACCTAATTCAGTTTAAATATAAAGACTTCCTGGGCTGGAATGAACAGGGAGATGGGAAACTATTCTTGGGTATTTCCATTGAGAATGGGCGTGTCAAAGATGACGGCACATTCCAACTTAAAACCGCTTTACGGACAATTGTAGAGCAGTTTAATCTGCCTATTCGCCTCACAGGTAATCAAAACCTGCTATTTTACGATATTGCTCCTGAAGATAAAGAAGCTATTCAGGAGATTCTCGATAATTGCGGCGTTGTTGCTGACCCTGAGCAAATAGCAGCATTAACCCGCTATGCTATGGCTTGCCCTGCCTTACCTACTTGCGGTTTAGCAATCACAGAATCAGAAAGAGTAATACCTGTAATTCTAGAAAGGATTCGGGCTTTATTAGATAAACTGGGTTTACAAAATCAGCATTTTGTGGTAAGAATGACCGGTTGCCCCAATGGTTGCGCTCGTCCTTATATGGCAGAATTGGGTTTGGTGGGTAGTGCTGCGGAATCTTATCAAGTGTGGTTGGGTGGTTCACCAAATCAAACCCGGTTAGCACAACCTTTTGAGGAAAAACTGCACCACAATGATATTGAAAGTTTCCTCGAACCGATTTTTGTCTTCTTTAAAAAGTCGCGCACACCCAAAGAAAGTTTTGGGGATTTTTGCGACAGATTGGGTTTTGATGCGATTAGGGAATTTGTGGCTAATTACAACCCAGGAGATCCTACCAGCAGTGGTAAATCCCGTCACCGCGTCAGTCTGCGGGATGATTTTTACGCTCAACTCAAGGAAACGGCTGAGAAGCAAGAACGACCGATGACTGATTTGGTACATGAGGCTTTGGAGGCTTATTTCCAAACGCTGTAGGAATATATTCTCACGCAAAGGGATCATTCTAAAAAGTAGTAATACGGATTAGATGTGAACCAAACCACCCTAATCGTAGTCATTCGCGTCAGCGAATCGAGTCGAAGGGTAAACGTTATTTAAGTCATGACACCTTGGGATTCGCTAGTCCCATGCTCTGTCTGTACTGATTAAAAATTCCGAAAGGAAAGTGTCTTTACGATAACAAGCTTAAATAACATGGTTGAAGCAAACTTTACTTAGAAATAAGGACTGGTCAAACCGACCACAAACGTCAATAGTAGGAAATGTTTTCCTACTATTGAATCCAAAATACTACATTATTTTGGGATTAGATAGAATGGCGCAAAGTTGTTTTTGGGTTTTTGCGTGAGATTTGATTTACACTTATTTTCGAGTGAATTAATTACATTTTTCTTTCTCACGCAGAGGCGCAGAGGCACGGAGAGAGAGCAATTTATTGTGGTTGAAAATCGAAGATAAGTAGGTGAACATAAAAATTTAAAGGTATGTAAAGAAAAGTAAAATCTCCCAAAACCTCTTCACTCTTGCCTTTTGCATGAGTGCCTCTTGCATTGCATAACGACAATTTTCAATGCTAACCTACTTATATGATATATGAAAAAACTTTTAATTACAGGTGTTAGTGGTTTTTTAGGTTGGCATCTTGGTCAATTAGCGCAGCTAGAATGGGAAGTTTATGGTACATATCATAGCCATTTTCTAGAAATACCTGATATTAAAATGGTGAAGGTTAATTTAACAGACTTTCAGGAATTAAAAGGGATATTTAATGATATCAAACCGGATGCAGTAATTCACACTGCTGCCCAATCTCAACCAAATTATTGTCAACTTCATTCCCAGGAATCTTATAAAATCAATGTTACAGCCTCTTGTGATATTGCGGGACTTTGTGCTGATAATTCTTTACCTTTAGTTTTTACTTCTACCGATTTAGTTTTTGATGGTTTAAATGCACCTTATCAAGAAATAGATCAAGTATCACCTGTTAATATTTACGGTGAGCAAAAAGTCGAAGCTGAAGCAGGTATATTAAAAGTATATCCCCAAGCGGCTATTTGTCGAATGCCGTTAATGTTTGGCAGGGAAACACCCACAGCTAAAAGCTTTATTCAGCAATTTATCCAAATATTGAAAGACGGAAAAGAACTAAGTTTATTTATAGATGAATTTCGCACTCCGGTTAGTGCAAATACAGCCGCGAAAGGGTTATTATTAGCTTTAGAAAAGGTTAATGGGATCATTCATTTAGGTGGAAAAGAGAGAATTTCCCGTTATGAATTTGGGAAAATATTAGTTGAAATCTTACAACTTCCAAATGATAAATTAAAATCCTGTTTTCAGGCAGATATAAAAATGGCAGCAGCAAGGCCAAAAGATGTTTCTTTAGATAGTTCCAAGGCTTTTGCTTTGGGTTATCAATCATTATCTGTGAGAGAGGAGTTAGAAATATTAAAATCTACCTGTTAGGGTCTGTTAGCGAAGCATAACGCCCCATGCAAAGTCGTTTTTAAGGTTTTTTGCCATTCTATCTAATCCCAAAATAATGTAGTATTTTGGATTCAATAGTAGGAAAACATTTCCTACTATTGACGTTTGTGGTCGGTTTGACCAGTCCTTATTTCTAAGTAAAGTTTGCTTCAACCATGTTATTTAAGCTTGTCATCGTAAAGACACTTTCCTTTCGGAATGTTTAATCAGTACAGACAGAGCATGGGACTAGCGAATCCCAAGGTGTCATGACTTAAATAACGTTTACCCTTCGACTCGATTCGCTGACGCGAATGACTACGATTAGGGTGGTTTGGTTCACATCTAATCCGTATTACTACTTTTTAGAATGATCCCTGAGATTATGGACGGGGAGTATAGCTGACACCATACTCCTGTCTTTTTTAAGCTGTGACTGGTTGACGAACTTCTACTGCTTCTCCAGTTAAACTAAAAGCCCGAACTTCGGTAATTTTGACTTTGACTATTTGTCCTTTAAGTTCATTAATATCACCAGTAAAGAACGTAAGCCGATTTCCCCCGGTTCTTCCCATGACCTGATTTATGTCTTTGGTGTTTTGCGCTTCTACTAATACTTCTTCAATGCGGCCAAAGTAACGTTCGGATCTTTCCGCTGCTTTAATATTAACTAAATGATTTAATCTTTGCAAGCGATCGCTCTTTACCTCTTCACTGAGTTGATTATCCCACAAAGCCGCAGGTGTGCTAGGACGGGGTGAATAAGCCGCAGTATTCACTAAATCAAAACCGATATCTTCCACCAATTTTAAAGTATTTTCAAACTGTGTTTCTGTTTCACCCGGAAAACCCACAATCGCATCAGCACTAATTGACGCATCTGGCATATACCGTCTAATAGTATCAATAATCCGGCGATATTTTTCGTGAGTATAACCCCGTGACATAGCTTTCAAAAGCTCATTATCCCCAGATTGAAAGGGAATATGAAAATGTTCGCAAACTTTAGGCAAATCTGCACAAGCTTTAATTAATCTTTCTGTAAAATAACGGGGGTGACTGGTGGCAAATCTAATTCGTTCAATTCCCGGTACATCATGTACATAATATAGTAAATCTGTCAATGTATGCAGGTGACGACCTTCAGGGGTAGAACCAGGTAAATCACGTCCGTAAGCGTCAATATTTTGACCCAAGAGGGTAATTTCTTGATAACCTTGTCTTGCTAACTGTTCTATTTCCGCGCGAATTGATTCTGGTGTGCGAGACTGTTCTACACCGCGCACGTTGGGAACTACGCAATAAGTACAACGTTCATTACAGCCATAAATGATATTTACCCAAGCTGTTACCTGACTATCCCGACGAGGTTGGGTGATATCTTCAAAAATATGAACTTCTTCGGTAGCAACAACTTGATTACCTGCAAAAACCGACTCTAGCAAATCTTTAAGACGGTTGGCGTGTTGGGGTCCCATGACTAAATCCAATTCTGGCACCCGTCGTAGTAAAGCTTCTCCTTCTTGTTGGGCAACACAACCAGCAACAATCAATGTTAAATCAGGTTGCTCTTGTTTGCGTTTGGCCTGTCTACCTAAATAAGAATATACTTTCTGTTCCGCATTATCCCGAATGGTGCAGGTGTTGTAAAGGATTACATCTGCTTGATTTGGGTCGTCTGACCACTCAAAGCCCATGTCTTCTAAGATGCCAGCCATGCGCTCGGAGTCGGCTTTATTCATCTGGCAACCGAAGGTAATAATATGATAATGGCGGTTAGTGGTCATTGGGAATTACGCTTAGTTAGTAATGTATATCAGGTCTGTTGTCTATTCTATCTTAAAGTTTCTTCTATTTAGGTTAATTTTGTTTCGCGCAATCTCTCTTAGAGATCCCCAAAGGTAGGTACAAAGGAGCAAAGGAATAAGTTTACAATGAAGTTAGAACTATCAGAATATAGGGAGAAAATTTGATTATGCAAACTATGAAAATACAATCTCATATTGGTAATGATGGAATGCTACATATATCTTTACCGGAAATTAAAGATTCTGATGTAGAAGTGATTATCGTCTATCAACCAATACAGAAAACTGAAAAATTATCTCTAGCATCATTATATGGAATTTGTGCTGACGATCCTATTATCATTGATGATGAAGGTATTTTCGACAACCTAGATGAAAAAATAGCAGGAATGTTTGATTAATAAAATGCTTTATCTAATTGATACTAATGTTTGTGTGATGTACTTAAATGGACGCTCTACATCTATTAGCGATCGCATTTTATCATTACCAACTAAAGATATAGCTGTGTGTTCTGTGGTAAAAGCAGAACTTTTTTATGGTGCAATGAAAAGTAATAATCTTTCGCGTACATTACAAAGACAAAAAGCATTTCTTGATCATTATGAATCTTTACCTTTCAATGATCAATCTGCCTCTATTTTTGGTAATATTCGCGCTCAACTTACTGCTCAAGGAACACCAATAGGAGCTTATGATTTACAAATTGCTGCTATTGCTTTAGCTAATAATTTGATATTAGTTACACACAATACTAGGGAGTTTTCACGTGTTCTTGAATTACAATTAGAAGACTGGGAAATTGTCTGAATCAGGATGTCCAGGATTTAAAGATTTACAGGATGGTTTTTATTCAATAAACAAACTTGCATCAACATGAAACAAATTACCCAACATCTCACCTTGTTCTTTTGCTAAAAAATGCTCGTTTTCTTCCTCAGTTTTGATGACTCGCGGTTGATGCTGAGACAGCAATTTGCTGTAAGCTTCTAAATTATATGGATGCCGCTCTTTCATATCTGAGTTTATCCTAATTTTGAGATTTTGCTGCTTTTAAGACTTCTAACATAGTGTTTGCAGCGTCGAAAGCATCATAAGGCGACAAAATTGGATAAGATTGATCAGGTTTAATTAAGTTAGTTTCTTGTTGCGCTAGTTCAGATATTAAAACCTGCATGATGTACAGTTTGTCTGCACGGTTGAGAGTGTGTAGGGTGTTGAGAAGTTCTGTAGAAACCATTTAAAAAACTCCAGGATTTCAAAGAGCGATAGCACACTTATTCTATCATCTAGTAAATGCTAATTTTGATGGTGAAAATTTGTCAGAATCAGGATTTTCAGGATTTAGGGATTTACAGGATAAAAGAATAATATATTATGTGTTATCCTTATATGGATTGTCACTATACGTTAAGCATTTCTTAGTAAGTTATAAGAAAATGAATATGTGTAATTTATTCCCTTAAAATTATTTAGATAAATCCTAGAAGCTGCTGATAAACTGATATATGAAGATCAAGACAATTACCCAACAAGCGGTAGAATTAACAATCCTACCCCAATTGCACCCCTTGATATGTATTGCGATTACTTAGTACAAATCCTCACCGCCCGCGTCTATGATGTAGCCCAAGAAACACCACTGGAATATGCCCCAAACCTGTCCAAACGCATCAATAACAAACTTCTCCTGAAACGGGAAGATATGCAGTCAGTCTTCTCCTTCAAACTGCGGGGGGCATATAACAAAATGGTCAATCTCTCCCCAGACCTACTCAAACAGGGTGTCATAGCGGCTTCTGCGGGCAATCATGCCCAAGGTGTTGCCTTAGCTGCCAGTCGCTTGGGAACAACCGCAATCATCGTGATGCCAGTGATTACGCCAGAGGTAAAAATAAATGCCGTCAAAGCTAGGGGCGGAGAAGTAGTTTTATATGGTAATAATTATGACGATGCCTACGCCCACGCGCGGGAATTGGAAGCAGAAAAAGGGTTGACCTTTATACATCCCTTTGATGATCCTGATGTGATTGCTGGCCAGGGAACAATTGGCATGGAAATCCTGCGCCAATATCAGCAACCTATTCACGCTATCTTTGTGGCCATTGGTGGAGGTGGCTTAATTTCCGGAATTGCAGCTTATGTCAAACGGTTGCGTCCTGATATTAAAATTATTGGTGTTGAACCTGTAGACGCTAACGCCATGTATCAATCATTGCAAGCTGGTGAGCGCGTGCGGTTGTCTCAGGTGGGTTTATTTGCTGACGGTGTAGCAGTGCGGGAAGTAGGAGAAGAAACCTTCCGGCTATGTCAACAATATGTAGATGAAATTATTTTAGTGGATACAGATGCTACCTGCGCGGCGATTAAAGACGTGTTTGAGGATACTCGTTCTATTTTAGAACCTGCGGGGGCATTAGCGATCGCAGCGGCAAAAGTTTACGCAGAAAGAGAACAAATTCAAGATCAAACCCTCATCGCTGTTGCTTGTGGCGCTAATATGAATTTTGATCGCTTGCGTTTTGTGGCAGAACGGGCAGAATTTGGAGAACGTCGAGAAGCCATATTTGCAGTTAACATTCCCGAAGAAAGAGGTAGTTTAAGAAAGTTTTGCGAATGTATTGGTAATCGCAACTTGACAGAATTTAATTATCGGATTGCTGATAATCAAGAAGCGCATATTTTCGTAGGTATGCAAATAGAAAATCGTGCCGACGCTGCGAAAATAGTCGAAAACTTTGCAGCTAATGGATTAAAAACCATAGACTTAACAGATGATGAATTAACAAAACTACATTTGCGTCACATGGTAGGAGGACATTCTTCTCTAGCAGAAAATGAACTCCTTTACCGCTTTGAATTTCCCGAACGTCCAGGGGCTTTAATGAAATTTGTAACTTCCATGTCTCCTGATTGGAATATTAGTTTATTTCATTATCGCAATAATGGCGCAGACTATGGACGGATTGTGGTAGGAATGCAAGTTCCCCCCCATGAAATGTCAGAATGGCAATCATTTTTAGATACTCTCGGTTATCACTATTGGAATGAAAGCGATAATCTTGCATATAAGTTGTTTTTAGGATGATTTAGGATTATAGATCCCCGACTTCTTAGAGGTTGTTTGATAGCGAAGCGTGGCGTTAGCCATAAAGTATTAGATGAAAC
The window above is part of the Dolichospermum sp. DET69 genome. Proteins encoded here:
- the ilvA gene encoding threonine ammonia-lyase, biosynthetic codes for the protein MYCDYLVQILTARVYDVAQETPLEYAPNLSKRINNKLLLKREDMQSVFSFKLRGAYNKMVNLSPDLLKQGVIAASAGNHAQGVALAASRLGTTAIIVMPVITPEVKINAVKARGGEVVLYGNNYDDAYAHARELEAEKGLTFIHPFDDPDVIAGQGTIGMEILRQYQQPIHAIFVAIGGGGLISGIAAYVKRLRPDIKIIGVEPVDANAMYQSLQAGERVRLSQVGLFADGVAVREVGEETFRLCQQYVDEIILVDTDATCAAIKDVFEDTRSILEPAGALAIAAAKVYAEREQIQDQTLIAVACGANMNFDRLRFVAERAEFGERREAIFAVNIPEERGSLRKFCECIGNRNLTEFNYRIADNQEAHIFVGMQIENRADAAKIVENFAANGLKTIDLTDDELTKLHLRHMVGGHSSLAENELLYRFEFPERPGALMKFVTSMSPDWNISLFHYRNNGADYGRIVVGMQVPPHEMSEWQSFLDTLGYHYWNESDNLAYKLFLG
- a CDS encoding NAD(P)-dependent oxidoreductase, producing the protein MKKLLITGVSGFLGWHLGQLAQLEWEVYGTYHSHFLEIPDIKMVKVNLTDFQELKGIFNDIKPDAVIHTAAQSQPNYCQLHSQESYKINVTASCDIAGLCADNSLPLVFTSTDLVFDGLNAPYQEIDQVSPVNIYGEQKVEAEAGILKVYPQAAICRMPLMFGRETPTAKSFIQQFIQILKDGKELSLFIDEFRTPVSANTAAKGLLLALEKVNGIIHLGGKERISRYEFGKILVEILQLPNDKLKSCFQADIKMAAARPKDVSLDSSKAFALGYQSLSVREELEILKSTC
- the miaB gene encoding tRNA (N6-isopentenyl adenosine(37)-C2)-methylthiotransferase MiaB — its product is MTTNRHYHIITFGCQMNKADSERMAGILEDMGFEWSDDPNQADVILYNTCTIRDNAEQKVYSYLGRQAKRKQEQPDLTLIVAGCVAQQEGEALLRRVPELDLVMGPQHANRLKDLLESVFAGNQVVATEEVHIFEDITQPRRDSQVTAWVNIIYGCNERCTYCVVPNVRGVEQSRTPESIRAEIEQLARQGYQEITLLGQNIDAYGRDLPGSTPEGRHLHTLTDLLYYVHDVPGIERIRFATSHPRYFTERLIKACADLPKVCEHFHIPFQSGDNELLKAMSRGYTHEKYRRIIDTIRRYMPDASISADAIVGFPGETETQFENTLKLVEDIGFDLVNTAAYSPRPSTPAALWDNQLSEEVKSDRLQRLNHLVNIKAAERSERYFGRIEEVLVEAQNTKDINQVMGRTGGNRLTFFTGDINELKGQIVKVKITEVRAFSLTGEAVEVRQPVTA
- a CDS encoding type II toxin-antitoxin system VapC family toxin, with protein sequence MLYLIDTNVCVMYLNGRSTSISDRILSLPTKDIAVCSVVKAELFYGAMKSNNLSRTLQRQKAFLDHYESLPFNDQSASIFGNIRAQLTAQGTPIGAYDLQIAAIALANNLILVTHNTREFSRVLELQLEDWEIV
- the sir gene encoding sulfite reductase, ferredoxin dependent — translated: MVNSAASPLTNRKPSKVEGIKENSNFLLEPVATEILQDTTHFTEDAIQILKFHGSYQQDNRDNRVKGQEKDYQMMLRTKNPGGLVPPQLYLALDKLADEYGNHTLRATTRQGFQLHGILKKNLKAAIATIVENLGSTLGACGDINRNVMAPPAPFKNRSEYQYAWEYAQNIADLLSPQTGAYYEIWLDGEKAISAQEHPDVKAARQTNGNGTVIHDSVEPIYGTHYMPRKFKICVTVPGDNSVDLYSQDLTLVVITNKKGALAGFNIFAGGGLGRTHNKEETFARIADPIGYVAKADVYNLVKAIVATQRDYGDRTDRRHARLKYLINDWGVDKFRTQVEEYLGKPLEPFKDLIQFKYKDFLGWNEQGDGKLFLGISIENGRVKDDGTFQLKTALRTIVEQFNLPIRLTGNQNLLFYDIAPEDKEAIQEILDNCGVVADPEQIAALTRYAMACPALPTCGLAITESERVIPVILERIRALLDKLGLQNQHFVVRMTGCPNGCARPYMAELGLVGSAAESYQVWLGGSPNQTRLAQPFEEKLHHNDIESFLEPIFVFFKKSRTPKESFGDFCDRLGFDAIREFVANYNPGDPTSSGKSRHRVSLRDDFYAQLKETAEKQERPMTDLVHEALEAYFQTL